One genomic window of Vibrio rhizosphaerae includes the following:
- a CDS encoding metalloregulator ArsR/SmtB family transcription factor → MTPLQFFKCLSDDTRLKSILIIHQLEEACVCDLMAALELDQPKVSRHLAELRKCNILRDERRGKWVYYQLHEQLPDWAKAVIRQTADSNPDYFADALSKLKAAKQQASCC, encoded by the coding sequence ATGACACCATTACAATTTTTCAAATGCTTGTCTGATGACACCAGACTCAAGTCGATTTTGATTATTCATCAACTCGAAGAAGCTTGCGTGTGTGACCTCATGGCTGCACTTGAGCTTGACCAACCGAAAGTTTCACGCCATTTAGCCGAGCTACGCAAATGTAATATTTTGCGAGATGAGCGCCGTGGTAAGTGGGTGTATTACCAACTACACGAACAACTGCCTGACTGGGCAAAAGCGGTTATCCGTCAAACGGCTGATAGCAATCCCGACTACTTTGCTGATGCTTTGTCAAAACTGAAAGCAGCGAAACAGCAAGCTTCTTGCTGCTAA
- a CDS encoding arsenate reductase ArsC — MKILYICTHNRCRSILSEAITNHVAGERIIAKSAGSQPSGMVHPLSVQYLKEANISVEGLQSQSWDEFEDFQPDVVVTVCDSAAGEACPVWFGNSVKVHWGLADPSKIEGSEAEKAQGFRACIAEITARVNQLLPIAAQDLSPAELKAELAKLGAL; from the coding sequence ATGAAAATTCTGTATATCTGCACCCACAACCGCTGTCGCAGTATCTTATCTGAAGCCATCACCAATCATGTGGCCGGAGAACGGATTATTGCCAAAAGTGCCGGGAGCCAGCCTTCAGGGATGGTGCATCCGCTTTCTGTTCAGTACCTGAAAGAAGCTAATATTTCTGTTGAAGGTCTGCAAAGCCAGTCTTGGGATGAGTTTGAAGATTTCCAACCCGATGTGGTTGTGACCGTATGTGATTCTGCTGCCGGAGAAGCCTGCCCTGTGTGGTTTGGTAATTCAGTTAAAGTCCATTGGGGATTAGCCGACCCTTCTAAAATTGAAGGCAGTGAAGCAGAGAAAGCCCAAGGGTTTCGCGCCTGTATTGCTGAAATCACAGCGCGGGTTAACCAATTACTCCCCATCGCAGCACAAGACCTCTCCCCTGCCGAACTCAAAGCGGAATTGGCGAAGTTAGGAGCGCTGTAG
- the arsH gene encoding arsenical resistance protein ArsH, with amino-acid sequence MRQDITLPNIDESQFEIPTFDQCQSTPADHAPRILLLYGSLRKRSFSRLVVEECARLLTQMGAEVKIFNPEGLPQTDTEDESHPKVKELRELMMWSEGQVWCSPERHGTMSSIFKSQIDWVPLSIGAVRPTQGKTLAVMQVCGGSQSFNVVNQLRILGRWMRMVTIPNQSSVAKAFLEFDENDRMKPSSYYNRIVDVMEELMKFTLLLRSNKDYFVDRYSERVESADQLSQRVNQRSI; translated from the coding sequence ATGCGTCAAGATATTACCCTGCCGAATATTGATGAGTCGCAGTTTGAGATTCCAACATTTGATCAGTGTCAGAGCACACCGGCTGACCATGCGCCGCGCATCCTTTTACTTTACGGCTCGTTAAGAAAGCGCTCATTCAGCCGCTTAGTGGTCGAAGAATGTGCTCGCCTCCTCACGCAAATGGGCGCTGAAGTAAAAATCTTCAACCCTGAAGGTCTGCCACAGACAGATACCGAAGATGAAAGTCACCCCAAGGTGAAAGAACTCCGGGAATTAATGATGTGGTCAGAAGGACAAGTGTGGTGTTCACCAGAGCGTCACGGCACCATGAGCAGCATATTTAAAAGCCAGATTGACTGGGTACCGCTGAGCATCGGGGCCGTAAGGCCGACGCAGGGCAAAACGTTAGCGGTGATGCAGGTCTGCGGGGGTTCACAGTCATTCAATGTGGTGAATCAGTTACGGATTCTTGGCCGCTGGATGCGCATGGTCACTATCCCGAATCAATCCAGTGTGGCGAAAGCTTTTCTTGAGTTTGATGAAAACGACCGGATGAAACCTTCCTCTTATTACAATCGGATTGTGGATGTGATGGAAGAGCTCATGAAGTTCACTTTATTGCTGCGGAGCAATAAAGACTATTTCGTAGACAGATATTCTGAACGTGTTGAGTCGGCTGATCAGTTAAGCCAGCGTGTCAATCAGCGTTCGATTTGA
- the arsB gene encoding ACR3 family arsenite efflux transporter has translation MGLFERYLSVWVGIAIVVGILLGSLVPDAFSAIASLEYAHVNLVIAVLIWLMIYPMMVQIDFSSLKDVGKKPKGLALTIVINWLIKPFTMAFLGWLFFKGLFADWVDPQTATEYIAGMILLGVAPCTAMVFVWSQLTKGDANYTLVQVSINDIIMIFAFAPIAGMLLGVTDITVPWDTLFLSVILYVLIPLIAGAVTRQKLDKADDHSRLNQFLATMKPWSIIGLLATVVLLFGFQSETIIAKPQAIVLIAIPLLIQTYGIFAIAYFLAKQMKLPHNVAAPACMIGTSNFFELAVAVAISLFGLHSGAALATVVGVLVEVPVMLSLVWFANRTRHWFGA, from the coding sequence ATGGGATTATTTGAACGCTATTTATCTGTGTGGGTGGGGATTGCCATTGTCGTTGGTATTCTCCTTGGCAGTCTTGTCCCTGACGCTTTCTCTGCCATCGCCAGCCTCGAATATGCACATGTCAATCTGGTGATTGCGGTACTCATCTGGCTGATGATTTATCCAATGATGGTACAGATTGACTTTTCTTCATTGAAAGACGTCGGTAAGAAACCTAAAGGTCTCGCTCTCACCATCGTGATTAACTGGTTAATCAAGCCGTTTACGATGGCTTTCCTTGGCTGGTTATTCTTCAAGGGGCTGTTTGCAGACTGGGTGGATCCACAAACGGCAACCGAATATATCGCCGGCATGATCTTACTGGGTGTTGCACCTTGTACCGCCATGGTGTTTGTCTGGAGTCAACTGACCAAAGGCGATGCAAACTACACACTGGTGCAGGTTTCTATCAACGACATCATCATGATCTTTGCCTTCGCACCGATTGCAGGAATGCTGTTAGGCGTCACCGATATTACCGTGCCGTGGGATACATTATTTCTGTCGGTCATCTTATATGTGCTGATTCCGCTGATTGCCGGTGCGGTGACCCGCCAAAAGCTGGATAAGGCCGATGACCATTCACGATTGAATCAGTTTTTAGCGACGATGAAGCCTTGGTCAATCATCGGCTTACTGGCAACGGTTGTTTTACTCTTTGGCTTTCAGTCGGAAACGATCATTGCGAAACCGCAAGCGATCGTGCTGATTGCTATTCCGCTGCTGATCCAGACTTACGGCATTTTTGCGATTGCTTATTTTCTGGCGAAACAGATGAAGTTACCCCATAACGTCGCCGCTCCCGCCTGCATGATCGGGACATCGAACTTCTTTGAACTGGCCGTTGCCGTCGCAATTTCGTTGTTTGGCCTGCATTCCGGCGCAGCGCTGGCCACAGTGGTCGGCGTGTTGGTGGAAGTTCCCGTGATGCTGTCGCTGGTGTGGTTTGCGAACCGCACACGGCATTGGTTCGGAGCGTAA
- the arsC gene encoding arsenate reductase (glutaredoxin) (This arsenate reductase requires both glutathione and glutaredoxin to convert arsenate to arsenite, after which the efflux transporter formed by ArsA and ArsB can extrude the arsenite from the cell, providing resistance.), giving the protein MIVIHHNPECGTSRNVLQIIEDAGYTPVIIEYLQDGWTRNQLLGLFAAANITPREALRTSKSPAKALGLLDENVTDETLINAMLEHPVLVNRPIVCSPKGVKLCRPSEAVLALLDNWPAGPYFKEDGEQILDEQGRLLSEPEAHQ; this is encoded by the coding sequence ATGATTGTGATACATCACAACCCTGAGTGCGGTACATCGAGAAATGTTTTGCAGATCATTGAGGATGCAGGATATACACCGGTTATCATCGAATACTTACAAGACGGATGGACACGAAATCAGCTTCTGGGGCTTTTTGCCGCGGCGAACATCACACCGCGGGAAGCGCTGAGAACGAGTAAATCCCCGGCCAAAGCGCTGGGATTACTCGATGAAAATGTCACCGATGAAACGCTCATCAATGCCATGCTTGAGCACCCGGTTTTAGTCAATCGGCCCATCGTCTGTTCGCCAAAAGGCGTCAAATTATGTCGGCCAAGTGAAGCGGTGCTGGCTTTACTCGACAACTGGCCGGCGGGCCCGTACTTCAAGGAAGATGGAGAGCAAATTCTGGACGAACAGGGCCGTTTGCTCTCTGAGCCTGAAGCACATCAATAA
- the galK gene encoding galactokinase: MSDCIHNVNQGLVKQGLVKQSFVKQSFEQVLGYAPSHIIQAPGRVNLIGEHTDYNDGFVLPCAINYQTVVAAAKRHDNLVRVVSVDYGNAVDEFDIRQAITFQPDKMWANYIRGVVKCLLARGYPLGGADITVSGNVPQGAGLSSSAALEVVIGQTFKALFNLDISQAEIALNGQQAENEFVGCNCGIMDQMISAQGRENHAMLLDCRSLETTAVSMPENVAVLIINSNKKRGLVDSEYNTRRQQCEAAAQVFGVKALRDVSIEQFNQRRAELDPIVAKRARHVITENARTLEAAEALGANDMRRMGRLMAESHVSMRDDFEITVQEIDLLVEMVKAVIGDEGGVRMTGGGFGGCVVALIPSTLVESVTATVEARYEPETGLKASIYVCQAKAGAGVMASDVDDVTPR, from the coding sequence ATGTCTGATTGTATCCACAATGTGAATCAGGGCCTTGTAAAACAGGGTCTTGTAAAACAGAGCTTTGTAAAACAGAGCTTTGAACAGGTGTTGGGCTATGCGCCCAGCCATATCATTCAAGCCCCCGGGCGGGTGAACCTGATTGGAGAACACACTGACTACAATGATGGCTTCGTATTGCCCTGTGCGATTAACTATCAAACGGTGGTCGCTGCCGCGAAGCGCCATGACAATCTGGTGCGTGTCGTTTCTGTGGATTATGGCAACGCCGTCGACGAGTTCGATATCCGTCAGGCCATTACTTTCCAGCCAGACAAAATGTGGGCGAACTACATTCGGGGCGTGGTGAAGTGCCTGCTGGCCCGCGGTTATCCGCTCGGCGGCGCAGATATCACCGTCAGCGGTAATGTCCCGCAAGGTGCAGGATTAAGCTCGTCTGCGGCACTTGAAGTGGTGATCGGACAAACCTTTAAAGCGCTCTTCAATCTGGATATCAGTCAGGCGGAAATTGCATTAAATGGTCAGCAGGCGGAGAACGAATTTGTCGGCTGTAACTGCGGCATTATGGATCAAATGATTTCGGCACAAGGGCGTGAAAACCACGCCATGCTACTGGATTGTCGGAGTCTGGAAACAACGGCGGTATCGATGCCGGAAAACGTGGCTGTACTGATCATTAACTCCAATAAAAAACGCGGCTTAGTCGACAGTGAATACAATACCCGTCGTCAGCAGTGTGAAGCAGCCGCGCAAGTGTTTGGTGTCAAAGCGCTGCGTGATGTCAGTATCGAGCAATTCAATCAAAGACGTGCAGAACTGGACCCAATCGTTGCGAAACGGGCCCGGCATGTTATCACCGAAAATGCCCGGACGCTTGAAGCGGCAGAAGCGCTGGGCGCCAATGATATGCGGCGGATGGGCAGATTAATGGCGGAATCCCATGTATCGATGCGTGATGATTTTGAAATCACCGTACAAGAAATCGACCTGTTAGTTGAGATGGTGAAAGCCGTGATCGGTGATGAAGGCGGCGTGCGCATGACCGGCGGTGGTTTTGGTGGCTGTGTCGTTGCGCTGATACCTTCAACATTGGTTGAATCCGTCACAGCAACGGTCGAAGCCCGATATGAACCAGAAACCGGCCTCAAAGCCTCGATTTATGTGTGTCAGGCGAAAGCGGGTGCTGGTGTCATGGCAAGCGATGTTGATGATGTCACACCGCGTTGA
- a CDS encoding UDP-glucose--hexose-1-phosphate uridylyltransferase, which translates to MPNIEFNPVDHPHRRYNPLTGQWILVSPHRAKRPWCGADEQPALDALPGYDETCFLCPTNKRVSGDVNPDYQGTYVFDNDFAALMVDSPDAPVSDHPLFQTQGVRGLSRVICFSPDHSKTLPELTVGQIRHVIDTWNDQIEALGKDYLWVQVFENKGETMGCSQPHPHGQIWANSFLPNEIARKDHYQRAYYQAYGRHLLVDYVQAELKDGSRMVVETEHWIALVPYWAAWPFETMLLPKTHIRRMSELSEAQRDDLAVAIKKLTSRYDNLFQCSFPYSMGWHYAPFFTDADAEGESIEHWQLHAVFYPPLLRSATVRKFMVGYEMLAEAQRDLTAEQAAQRLRELSDVHYKAQ; encoded by the coding sequence ATGCCGAACATTGAATTTAACCCGGTGGATCACCCACATCGTCGTTACAACCCACTGACGGGTCAATGGATTTTAGTTTCCCCTCATCGTGCCAAACGGCCTTGGTGTGGCGCGGATGAGCAACCCGCACTTGATGCGTTACCCGGCTACGATGAGACCTGTTTTCTCTGCCCGACAAACAAACGCGTTTCTGGCGATGTCAATCCGGACTATCAGGGCACGTATGTGTTCGATAATGATTTTGCCGCGCTGATGGTTGATTCACCCGATGCGCCGGTATCCGACCATCCGTTGTTTCAAACCCAAGGGGTTCGCGGTTTGAGCCGCGTGATCTGCTTTTCTCCGGATCACAGCAAAACCTTGCCGGAGCTGACGGTGGGTCAAATCCGTCATGTGATTGATACCTGGAATGATCAGATTGAAGCTCTCGGTAAAGACTACCTCTGGGTACAAGTATTTGAGAACAAAGGTGAAACGATGGGGTGCTCACAGCCGCATCCGCACGGCCAGATTTGGGCGAATAGCTTCTTACCGAACGAGATCGCGCGTAAAGATCATTATCAAAGAGCCTATTACCAAGCGTATGGCCGTCACTTGTTGGTGGACTATGTGCAAGCTGAGCTTAAAGATGGCTCGCGGATGGTGGTTGAAACTGAGCACTGGATCGCGCTGGTGCCTTATTGGGCCGCATGGCCATTTGAAACCATGCTGCTGCCTAAAACACATATTCGCCGTATGAGTGAACTGAGTGAAGCGCAGCGGGATGATCTCGCCGTAGCAATCAAAAAACTGACCAGTCGATACGACAACCTGTTCCAATGTTCTTTCCCGTACAGCATGGGCTGGCACTATGCGCCATTCTTTACCGACGCGGATGCGGAAGGGGAGAGCATCGAACACTGGCAATTACACGCGGTGTTCTATCCGCCGCTGCTCCGCAGTGCCACGGTCCGAAAGTTCATGGTGGGCTATGAAATGTTAGCTGAGGCGCAACGCGATCTCACCGCAGAACAAGCCGCGCAGCGTCTGCGTGAGCTGAGCGATGTGCATTATAAAGCACAGTAA
- the galE gene encoding UDP-glucose 4-epimerase GalE: protein MKVLVTGGMGYIGSHTCVRLIEAGMTPIIIDNLCNANIAVLSRIAALTGKQPLFYQGDIRDEAFLDSVFANHAIQAVIHFAGLKAVGESVAKPLEYYDNNVTGTLVLARCMRKAGVKSLVFSSSATVYGDPDRVPITEESPTGATTNPYGRSKYIVEQCLSDLFAAEGDWSITLLRYFNPVGAHPSGTMGEDPQGIPNNLMPFIAQVAIGRREKLSVFGHDYPTPDGTGVRDYIHVMDLADGHIAALKAVGEKSGLHIYNLGTGKGSSVLEMVEAFGKACGHPILYELCPRRPGDIAECWASTAKAERDLGWKATRTIEEMTADTWHWQRNHPQGYARQLDGEIPQEKFNR, encoded by the coding sequence ATGAAGGTTTTGGTTACAGGCGGGATGGGATACATCGGCAGTCACACCTGCGTCCGACTGATTGAAGCGGGGATGACCCCCATCATTATCGATAATTTGTGTAACGCCAATATCGCAGTATTAAGCCGCATTGCAGCACTCACCGGGAAACAGCCTCTGTTTTATCAGGGGGATATTCGTGATGAAGCCTTTTTAGATTCGGTTTTCGCCAACCACGCGATTCAGGCTGTCATTCACTTTGCCGGTCTTAAGGCGGTCGGTGAGTCCGTTGCAAAGCCCTTGGAATACTATGACAACAACGTCACCGGCACTTTGGTACTGGCGCGTTGTATGCGGAAAGCGGGGGTGAAAAGTCTGGTATTTAGTTCTTCGGCAACCGTATACGGCGATCCTGACAGGGTGCCGATCACCGAAGAATCACCAACCGGTGCCACCACCAACCCTTACGGGCGCAGTAAATACATCGTGGAGCAATGTCTGAGCGACTTATTTGCCGCCGAAGGGGATTGGAGTATCACTTTGCTGCGTTACTTTAATCCGGTCGGGGCACATCCGTCCGGCACGATGGGAGAAGATCCGCAAGGGATCCCCAATAATCTGATGCCGTTTATTGCTCAGGTCGCAATCGGCCGCCGGGAGAAACTGTCGGTATTCGGTCACGATTACCCAACCCCGGACGGCACCGGTGTGCGCGACTATATTCACGTCATGGATTTAGCCGACGGCCATATCGCCGCGCTCAAAGCTGTGGGTGAAAAGTCAGGGCTACACATTTATAACCTCGGAACAGGCAAAGGCTCGAGTGTGCTTGAAATGGTCGAAGCCTTCGGCAAAGCCTGCGGTCATCCGATACTTTATGAGCTGTGTCCGCGTCGTCCGGGTGATATCGCCGAATGCTGGGCAAGCACAGCTAAAGCCGAACGTGATCTGGGCTGGAAAGCCACACGCACCATTGAAGAGATGACAGCCGATACTTGGCACTGGCAACGCAATCATCCACAAGGTTATGCCCGCCAATTGGACGGGGAAATACCACAAGAAAAATTTAACCGTTGA
- a CDS encoding methyl-accepting chemotaxis protein produces MMTIITAYFSVKSVIGDYINQSYDSRMVSNVSLISSEIRQSIEREISVIESLDFGIIGIRDTKQKLGYEQVVKLINKTALSDKGSLDKAQSQYYIDLARDHADGIKITQVFSDSGQAKVIISKKKNGVVDFFTINLGLIGELIERYSVPGVYFELLDEQENSIYSTGKSNLALTQVDTITVAGSHWYLRSYIDYGYVNQIIDKINQDITKYLSLCAFMMLAISLIILNVQLNPLSKLKKLVENLSGSDADLTQRINLNRQDEIGDISNSVNCFIDNLQALFKNISGSNQALNEARAALDVQVGRNIASVASYNKQSENLSQAISDIRQSSLDIQQQTRQAMALAEQVSHQVSHAADKGVVAENMVIALDENTQKISSSIDVMETVSQGISSILSSIQKIADQTDLLALNASIEAARAGESGKGFAVVAEEVRALASKTRSSTIEIDQFLIQFSNSSDQITGQMSQVQKSSELSRNSTLEVIEQIQLVEKAVDEINTINSCISKASDSQCAMMETLNSEIEHSDALSEDITRSANEIASVQGDIRRVSSALTKDVAIFKV; encoded by the coding sequence ATGATGACCATCATCACGGCTTATTTTAGCGTTAAATCTGTGATTGGTGACTATATTAATCAAAGTTACGACAGTCGTATGGTGAGTAATGTCAGTTTGATTAGCAGCGAAATCAGGCAGTCGATCGAACGGGAAATATCGGTGATTGAAAGCCTTGATTTCGGAATCATTGGTATTCGGGATACGAAGCAAAAGCTCGGCTATGAACAAGTTGTTAAGCTGATTAATAAAACTGCATTGAGTGATAAAGGCAGTTTGGATAAAGCACAGTCTCAATACTATATCGATCTGGCTCGTGACCACGCCGATGGTATTAAAATCACGCAAGTTTTCTCTGACAGTGGTCAGGCAAAAGTGATCATCTCGAAGAAGAAAAATGGCGTCGTCGATTTTTTCACGATCAATCTGGGACTGATTGGTGAATTAATTGAACGGTATAGCGTGCCCGGTGTTTATTTTGAGTTGTTGGATGAACAGGAGAATTCTATTTATTCAACCGGAAAGTCAAACTTAGCACTCACCCAAGTGGATACAATTACCGTTGCGGGTTCACATTGGTATTTACGCTCGTATATTGACTATGGCTATGTCAATCAAATCATCGATAAGATCAATCAGGATATTACGAAGTATCTGTCACTGTGTGCATTTATGATGCTGGCGATAAGTCTGATTATTCTTAATGTTCAGTTAAACCCGTTATCAAAATTAAAGAAATTAGTGGAAAACCTGTCTGGCAGTGATGCAGACCTGACCCAAAGAATTAATCTGAACCGTCAAGATGAAATTGGTGATATCTCGAATTCTGTCAATTGTTTTATCGATAATTTACAGGCTCTATTTAAAAACATCTCAGGGTCAAATCAGGCGTTGAATGAAGCCAGAGCCGCGCTTGATGTGCAGGTCGGACGAAATATTGCCTCGGTCGCGAGTTATAACAAGCAAAGTGAAAACTTGTCGCAAGCTATCAGTGATATTCGACAGTCATCACTGGATATACAGCAACAAACCCGTCAGGCAATGGCACTCGCTGAACAAGTCAGCCATCAGGTCAGTCATGCCGCAGATAAAGGCGTTGTGGCTGAGAATATGGTCATCGCCTTAGATGAGAACACCCAAAAAATATCTTCATCAATTGATGTGATGGAAACGGTCTCGCAGGGAATCAGTTCCATTCTGAGTTCCATTCAGAAAATAGCCGATCAAACGGATCTACTCGCGTTAAATGCTTCGATTGAGGCCGCACGAGCCGGTGAATCCGGAAAAGGGTTTGCTGTGGTTGCTGAAGAAGTTCGGGCACTGGCGTCGAAAACCCGCAGCAGCACGATTGAAATTGATCAGTTTCTTATTCAGTTTTCCAACTCATCAGATCAAATTACCGGACAAATGTCTCAGGTTCAGAAGAGCAGCGAGTTAAGCCGCAACAGTACATTAGAAGTGATTGAACAAATTCAGTTGGTTGAGAAAGCAGTTGATGAAATCAATACCATTAATTCATGTATATCGAAGGCGTCAGATAGCCAGTGCGCCATGATGGAGACGCTGAACTCAGAGATCGAGCACTCTGATGCTTTGAGTGAAGACATTACCCGGAGTGCAAATGAGATTGCCAGTGTTCAGGGGGATATTCGCCGGGTTTCCTCAGCATTAACGAAAGACGTGGCAATTTTCAAAGTTTAA
- a CDS encoding maltoporin, whose product MKKTILTVAILGALSATQAFAVDFNGYVRAGLGASSDGGGTKGGDEFNKTKLGRLGNEFDTYSEIGLGQELFNADGRSMYFQSMIEMSSNGNLESENSKDDSANFGIKQLNIQAKGYIPSLPDAVIWAGKRFYQRHDIHIIDTKYWNVSGYGAGIENIKFNTGAMSAAVIRADNELATWDGSGKKTSHGDLNTYFLDLRYAGFSPWEGAWTEFGVDYAIVNPTDKQEDLAKNFDNGLMLTAELSQKFSLGYNKFVLQYMDKGLAQNAISQGGGWYDIWSGDVSHAKGFRLISTGDLNLSDNVVINHVFTYGNAKDHGDGLDKETMVSFVARPTYIWSPYNKTMLEVGYFDQDKTKDSGSEDQFSGTKFTLAHAISAGESFFARPEIRFFVTYLKDNEGHSFDNNKRNNTFNYGVQIEAWW is encoded by the coding sequence ATGAAAAAAACAATATTGACAGTCGCAATTTTAGGCGCTTTATCTGCCACTCAAGCTTTTGCGGTCGATTTCAATGGTTATGTCCGGGCTGGCTTAGGCGCCAGTTCCGACGGGGGCGGCACCAAAGGCGGGGATGAATTTAATAAAACTAAATTAGGTCGTCTGGGCAATGAATTTGATACATATTCCGAAATTGGTTTAGGTCAGGAATTATTTAATGCCGACGGCCGTTCGATGTATTTTCAAAGCATGATTGAAATGTCATCCAACGGGAATCTTGAATCTGAAAATAGTAAAGATGACAGCGCCAACTTTGGGATTAAACAGTTAAATATTCAGGCGAAGGGCTATATTCCGTCTCTGCCGGATGCGGTGATCTGGGCCGGTAAACGTTTTTATCAGCGCCATGATATTCATATTATCGATACCAAATACTGGAATGTATCCGGTTACGGCGCAGGGATCGAAAACATCAAGTTCAATACCGGTGCCATGTCAGCGGCAGTGATCCGGGCCGACAACGAATTAGCGACGTGGGACGGAAGCGGTAAGAAAACCAGCCACGGTGATCTCAATACATATTTCTTAGACTTACGTTATGCGGGATTCAGCCCGTGGGAAGGCGCGTGGACGGAGTTCGGTGTCGATTATGCAATCGTTAATCCAACCGATAAACAAGAAGATTTGGCTAAAAATTTCGATAACGGTTTGATGTTAACTGCAGAGCTGAGCCAGAAATTTTCATTGGGTTATAACAAATTTGTCCTTCAATACATGGACAAAGGGCTGGCACAAAATGCGATCTCGCAAGGCGGGGGATGGTATGACATCTGGAGTGGTGATGTTAGTCATGCCAAAGGTTTCCGTTTGATCAGTACCGGTGATTTGAACTTAAGCGACAACGTCGTGATCAATCATGTTTTCACTTACGGCAATGCCAAAGATCATGGCGACGGGCTGGATAAGGAAACCATGGTCTCATTTGTTGCCCGTCCGACTTATATCTGGTCGCCGTACAACAAAACCATGTTAGAGGTCGGCTATTTTGACCAAGACAAAACCAAAGACTCCGGCAGTGAAGATCAGTTTAGCGGCACAAAATTCACTCTTGCTCATGCAATTTCTGCCGGTGAATCTTTCTTCGCTCGTCCGGAAATCCGCTTCTTCGTGACTTACCTGAAAGACAATGAAGGTCATTCATTTGACAACAACAAGCGCAACAACACGTTTAACTACGGTGTGCAAATCGAAGCTTGGTGGTAA